GATGACGTATATTATTGTGCAGAGGATCTGACGCCCAACGGGAGTCTTCGTCGACGTCGAAGCCGCGTCCCTTCGGAAGAAGACGACACGCTGATGGATTATCTGCGGACATCAGGTCACGCCGACGGGTCCCGCGAACGCAAATCAACTGGCAACATACGTAATCTTTGGCTTTTggttgatttgatttgatttgatttacgtCGAATGACATTGACGGTCGACTGTATGTGGTCTGGACCACCGTGGCGCTTTGCCCAAACATTGTTCGACCCCCTTCGGATTGACGTCGTGAAAATCGCCTTGCGTGTGCTCTATGTCGAAAAGAGCAGAACAAAAgttcttgaatttcttcacTTGATGCTTATCCCCATCCgggttttgtttctttttacgacACATCACGAGATGTTTCGATGGCAAAAGCTTTCGTGATTCTTTTGCTGGGACGCAAAGTCGATGACATAACTCTGCCCGTTTACGGCTGCCGTAAAAAGATCCAATTCATTAGGAGacatttgaaagaaagaaggcGGGATACGGATCTTTATGATcccatttttaaataaataagaaagaaCAAGGGGTTACAGTACTGTTAGATTCGTGACTCAGATAAAGGTCGTATCATTTTCCATAAAGTGaatgctgtttttgtttttttcccgtttgtATCCACTTGTTTATGTCGTTTTGTTTAACCTCCAGCCGATGGATACGGATCGCTGGATCGTTCTTGGTATCGTAACCGGACGCGGGGCAGCGGTGGAGCCGGCCAAAAGAAACGGCCAGATCTGATGAGCGCTGATTTCACGGGAGGCGGTGGAACATTGGCTCCATCACCGTTGGCTGCCCCTCCACCTGTTCAGGACATGAACATTTCCAGCACGCTGGAACCGCTGCCCGAGACGACCCTCATCGACAGCCGGAGGTCACCGCGACGAGAATGGAAGCCACCGCTGGAGAACACGGACGTGGTTGGAGTCATGGAAGCCATCGAAGGTGTGTCTGATCTTTTGAATTGATGTGTGTGCTGTGTCCAAATCGTTGGGTTCAACGCACCCTCCCGAGGGTAACATTCCCATAAACGGGAGGTTGACTCAATCAAGATGACCAGCCAATCGCTCTATTAAAGAAATCGAAACAAAAGATAGAGGCAGtgggagaaaacaaaaacaaacgcacGCAAGAAAGAGCAACAATGGCAACTCGCCATGTTTAAGTTACCAAGGTCCTTCAGGTTGTTCATCCGGTTTGGGCTTATAAGAAGATTTCCATCTGTGCGTTTCAACTCGTTCAGTGCGCAGAAGCGGTTCGTCcaaattccctttttttttttttcttttaatcgaGCGATTAATTTGACGGATGGAACACACATTGACTTCGCTGTTGGAGACAAgggggtctttttttttcccaccatCTTTATGTGTCTATCCCCCCCCGAAGGTCGTCTTTGCTGATAGACCGTGAAAGATTAATTTATTCTCACTGATTATGGTCTTACCCTATCGCCCCCATACGGACAGCTTACGCTATACATATACGTATTGTATTCAGAGAAATTAATATCGTGTTTTTCGAGCTTGTTTGATTATATATTCCTCGTCCCGGGCTTCATTTCGTATTCCGGTGGCACTCAAGGTCCCCTCCCTTTTTCTCGGTTTTAAACAAATCCGGTATAACCTTGGTACGttttcgattttgtttttttttgctatacgtcgaggaaaaagaaagatcgTTAAACAAACAGACGAGAGGAgatgttaaaaaatattccGGAGGAGGTggggggggaataaaaataagattcaaatttgaatacgTAATGCTCGTGAAAATGAAACGactgtttgttttcttttttaacgtctggctattttcttttttttttttttggacatcATTTCCTTCGTGTTTATTTACAGATGCTTCCACTAGAGATAAGCCGGTTTGGCAAAGAAAATCTGCGTTGATTGGCACTCCCAACAGTACGACCGATAATGTGCTGGATAGCCGCAATCGCTTTCGCCGGACGCGTTCGCGTCTCCAACCGGACGAACCTGATCGACCGACGGCTGTGACCACTCCGACAACTCCGGTAGTTCATCCAGCACCGGTAAGAAATGAAGGGATGGCAAATGTACGGCTCCAAAATGAGGTGGACTAGTcggaaataaaaattgttttttaaacttatGGCGAGGATCACATTCCAAGATGGCGCCATCTGTTTGAACGTGGGGGATGAAACTGATGAGAATCCCGAAAGAGATTCTTGTCGCTTTCTAGTTGAACAGACATCAGCTTTTCTCATATTTGAAGTCGTCAAACTGAACTCCGATCGTAAATCACAAATATTTTAGAGAATGGAACAAACAGCAGGTGCTGATTCTGCTCGAGATTGTGCGTTTGATTGACACTACGGATTAATATAAACAAggatttctttgattttttttcctgttttttaaCGATCATCCTGTGATTAGAAATGCATCCTGTCAATacgaatttgtttttctacttttcAGTCTCAACCAGAAAGCGAAGTGGAGAGGAGAAAGGCCATGATAGGATCGTTGGGTCGACAACCGACTGAAGATAAGTTGACCATCTACATCAAACAGGATAGCGACCCGCACATCAAAGAAATGCTTCCCACATTGGTCGAGCAAAGCCCCGACATCTGTAGGAGAAGAAGCGATCAAGGATTGCCAACTGCGGTCGAAGGATCTGGAACAGCTTCACGCCTACTGAACCGCTATCGTCAACAGACGCCACTGGACGTGCCCAACGATCTGTTGCGTACCATCGAAGAGGTGGATCGCACCAAGAGTCCCGTCGAATCAGGGGAGACGTACGACCGATCACCGGGTCCTCTAATTAACAGCACTCCACCTGCCCCGATCCTGTCCGCCACTGAAAGGGAGAAGAAACGCTACCAGCGCACAATGGTTCGATTGATGAATCAAATCCGATGAAAATGTGTTGATCTAATGCGATTGTGTTGATTATTTACAGACTCCCAACACGCTGCGTTCGAAATTGCAGGAGAAACTGATCAACACGTTCGATACCAACGAGTTGGCTGGAACGATTGCGTCCATTCAAATTACTCCGGAGAAAAAAGCGAACGAGAAGAATAGCAATGCCATCATTTCGTCATCAAAGTCAGCGCTAGATGGGGACTCTAGTGGGACGGGCGAGAGCGAAACTTCGCTTCCGCCCATTCAGCCGGGACCGCGGAAGTCCCGGCGCTTGTCACGCGGAGGCCTCAACGGCGAAGATGGACCGTCGGATAAGATCGACATCGATTCGGAGAATATCGAAACGCCTCCAGTGACTCGAAGAGCCTACGGATCACGTCCGTTTGTCACAAGCTCTGGCACAACATCGGCACCGACTGGAACGACTGAAGTGTCCGGATCTCCGGCATCCGGCACGCCATCGTCTCAAAACGGACGTATGTCAATGAAAACCGAAGACGATGAATTGGGCGACGGACGTTTCGATCGCTTCTCATCTACCCGACGCACCCGACGCCTCCGCAAAGCTCCGGAAGGCGCCGAAGAGGATTCGTCGAGTTTGGAACCTCGCAAATCACCCGAGGGTGTCGAAGATCCTGAAGACCTTTCACAAACGGACGTTATCGTCGGCATGGAAGTGAAAAAGGTTCAACATTTACAGCTTTTCAAATTCCGTTTTGATTCGATCCCTTCTCCGATTCCGTTGCTGATCGATTTATTGATTTCCggctagtaaaaaaaaaaaaaatcggattCTTAAAGGAAATCAAtcgataaatttttttttaagtcaatTATATGCGTGGATGAGCATCGACGGATGCGGAAAAATATCGTGCGTATTGATTACGATGTTGCAATATCCGACAGGAAGGAGAAGTGAGCACGGTCGAAGTGACGCGACGGATGAGCGAGGAGCGTGATCTTCAGCCGCACACAGCGATTGGCAATAACAGCAACCACGGAATGGCCGTGAGCTCGGACGAAAAGGAACGCCGGCTGCAGCGCTGGAAGGATAAGTTAGGACCCCGCGATGACAGCGAAACGGCCGTTATGACGGCCAGCGGCGCAAGCGCCATCAAGGTCCGCCGCGATCGACCCTCTCGCACCAACGAAGCCGAACCggtacacacacaaaaatggaTCGTCTCTTTTAACACATTGTTTTGCAATCTGCGCGTCCTTCAGAGGACGACGTCTCTTAACTTTTTTTAATAACccattaaattttattttttatttttttaaacaaaaaaatggaaatgtcGTAATTTCATTTCTTAGAATCGCATGACGATTGTTACACTTACGTAATGCCAAAACATGCGGCTATttctggaaaaaaagaaatccactTGAAAAAGAAGTTCTCTTTTATCTCATAAATGTTTGGATGCAATACGGTTGGCCGGATatgcaaagtgctgttagatCATTGGAGCGTGCCATCGTCCCGAATGAACttcatattttttgttctgtttgtctcttttttaaaaatgcatttCGGGGTCGACCAAGCAGCAACAATCAGGCCAGCAAGAGCCACTTCGATCATTCACCGATGCAGTGACAACATCATCGCCAGAGGACAACTGGCGCACTCGACTTGCCCGACAATTCCGGCCGGCAGAGAAACTTGATTCCTCTTCGGTTAAGGAAGACGATCCGTCCACGCTGCGTGCTAAATCAAGATCCAGATCTTCCAGCCCACTGAAGGTAAGACATATGGCCCATCCGCTGTTCttttgttctctctctctcttccacACAGCTGGTTGACAAAGACAGTCGGTCAAAAACCTGATCATTTATTCGGACGGCCGAAATGGAGAGAGGGTCACTCCGCACGAATGACCAAACATTCTAGTGTTCAAACATTCTCGTAAAGTCGTTGGATGTTAACTGAAACGTTCTTGTCGTCTAATTCCATGCGATCTTGGTCGACTGTTCACCTCATTTTTTGGAATTCCGTGACATTCTTTTCACGATCCGCTTCTTGTAACAGGATGAAACGCAAGGCTCTCGTTTGGCGTTATCGCAACTGCGGGAATCGCCGCCAAGGAAAACGGACTCGGTGTTCTCCCGGTTGGCACAGGGTTCCGGCATGCGTGGAAACAGCAGCAGCACAACAAGCAGCCGGACGTCTAGCGATGCCCAGGTAAACATTCAATTCAATTGGTTCAAGTGAAACAATCAATCAACAATGTCGTTTTCAGCCAAAGCCGAGACGCAGCTTGTTCGGAGATTCGACGCGGGACAGTTTCACCAAGACGCTGACGAAGAAGTTCGAAAGTCCCGCCAAACGCACGGATGAAAACGGAACCGGTTCGCTGAGGCGTTCGTCGTCCATCCGGACGGCAGATCGTCCGCGTTCGACGTTCTTCTCTCCGATCAGCGAACCGCCGCCACCGGAGAGAGAAAGGACGATGACGTTGGGTCGTTCATCCAGCTTCCGCGTTGGAAATCGGACGCCCGGTGCCGGATCAGCCACACCGTCTAGCGCGTCCAGCACAGCGGATAAGAAGACGGCGTCGGGTTACACTTCGACTCTGATGAACTGGCGTCCTTTCCGCAAGAGCCGCGATGAGAACAACGCCGAACCGGAGCCTTCCAGCCGGAAGTCGTCGATGAACTCGACCGGAACCAGCCGACCGATTGGAGCCAGCACGAGATCTTCTAATTTGGGGACCAGTAACACCAGCCTGAAACGGTCCACCTCTTCCGTCGCATCATTAACACCCCATCGGGTCAGTGTGCGGATGTTAATTCATGTTGATGTTCAATCTGATGtctatttttgaaattaacaTCCCCCGTTTTCGTTTGTTAACAGGGCGGTGGTTATATGCCCGGTGGTATGTCATCCAACAGCACTTTGTCCAGCGTCCAAAGGAGCGGCCCGTCAAGTACTTCCTTGATGCGATCAGGTTCGGTCAAAACGGCAGCTGGCCCGGTAAACGGCCGGACAACATCATTCCTCAAAGGTAAGTCACGTGTGCGTGCAatcccccactttttttttttcttttaaaatttcagtTGATTTTATTGACGAATGATCATCGAGGCCACCATATCCTGTGTCCGGCTGAGCGCAGAGATTTGTTTCCTATTGATGTTGGTTACGCATCCGcacatttttctctccccGTTTGTGTTCTATTCTTTGTTTATTATATGcggttggttttgttttgtttttcttttctgctattattgattccttttttctttttccttttctttacTTTCCGGGTGGCATGGAAAACGCAAACCGCACATTTTGTAGTGTCTGTACCAAGTTCTCCCGCTCCGGTCCGTCGCAGCACGGGGTCCAGCTTCATGCGACCGACCGCGTCGAGCGTGGCCAAGGATAAAGACATTGGCGGGCCCGTTCTGGTCAAGAGCAGCATCCGCCCAGCAGCCGCAACCTCCGTCGCTCAACGTACCAAAATAATGCTCTGAGCtgctccctttttttattttccatatCTACCTTccattttaatttatttttatttttcaatttcttttttttttttttttggctgacATTTTCATTGTTCATTCACCGTTGCTtttcggctttttttttttttgactgcCTTCCTCCcgcaacacacacaaaaaaacagcaaactaaaaaaaaagggattaattttaaaataccccAGCTATGCGCTAAACAAGCCAGAACAATTTCGTTTTGTCTATTGTCTCTCtcatttttcgttgttttcgTATCCAACTGGAacgcaaaaagaagaaaagaagaaagagagagataaGCCAAAAGATATAGAAACGCCAGTGAATACATATTTATAGCAAAAGTTCATTTGCCTGCattaaaagaaatgatgacgTCCATGCCTTTCttgaaacaacaaaacaaaaaacattatcggtGATATGTCTCTTCATTTTTGATTGTATTACATTACATCATGCCTTATTCAAGCTCTCTCTTCATGTGTCTCCCCTACCCctccctcccctttttttttttttggaaatatCTCTTTggtcgaatttttttatttttgctgtgCCTTCTAATCTTTTTCTCTACCTCTGAACTcttttgacatttttcttgttcaaaaATAATCCCAGGGCCTGACCGTacatatattatatattatttaCAAATTCCTCTCCCCCCCtcccaaacttttttttaaacataaaaaaaaaaaaaaaaaaaatctgttaaTTTGCTTACCCGCCACATCAATGGGAAATGATTCCCTCTACGCCTTCGACCGTATGTTGGTAAAGGTAAATAACCCGCGTGCCAATTTTGATCGAGTATTCTATTTGTACAAGGATCACGATAGCCATGTCCCTCCCCacgtctattttttttttaaattgaaaaacattACCATCATTCACGATGTGAAATTATGCAAATTTAAACATTGGTCATGCCAACAAAGACACGACCAActgtcaaaaaagaaaatacgtgGATGGGCGGAACAATGCCTTTttgatatgaaaaaaaaaaatcacatggtGTAATAATAATCTCTTCAGTTTTgattgtgtaaaaaaaaatacttttgtTTTAACCATCGGTGTTGATtggaaacgaaaagaaatacATATACTCATTCCCGCttgtaagaaaaacaaaaaattcttaaGTGAAATCATTTGATTTGTATTTCCATCCCGTTTCAATTTGCATACAAGCTATTtgaaaatggcaaaaaaaaaaaaaaaaaaatatttgataaagGCACACaacgccaaaaaaaaacgtacatGACACACGGGggagggaaataaaaaaaaaattattatgaaGCCGAAATCGAattgaaaataagaaaaatattggataAGTTGTtaataaaagagagaaaaaaaatggaggcaTATCTAATGTGGCAAATAGCGGAGAGGGAGGGAAAATATATTAGGAAAATTGGAAATGGATTATAATAAGTTGGGTAttataatgtttttttttatttttaatttaatgaaaacaaaaaattgaggGGAGGAATGTTCTAGtcccgatttttcttttaagctGAGACAAGTCGCCATCGCAAAAAAGCAAAGCCAACACGGACAAAAActggatttcaaaaaaaaaaattctccaaaTTTCCatattattaattaatttttcccatttctaaAGCAAGTTGGACAATTGCTCGTGACAACGTATCGTGTTTACCCATCGCTCAATGCTGTTGCATTGTCAACAGGTTTTACATTGAAGACTCTTCTCATTTTCGTTCTCATACTTCTCGATTGCTTCCCACAGACGAAGACAAAGAGTGGGGGGGATGAatttccctttaaaaaaaaaaaattgcgtttttttttttttttgtggcgaCACCGTTATCTTAGCCTGCATCTCGTTAATTTCAATTCTCCGAAAAATTGGAAGCCCATCTCAGGAACAGATCCAAACACAAGGAGAAAGacggaagaaaaataatactaaataaaagatgaaaagaataagaaaaagcGGAAGAGAAGGGGTCCATCTTTTCACTCGAAATCAGCACAAATCGACGACGTTCTACCACAGTTTGGATGAATAGCCGCCAGGAGGGACTCGACCGCGTCGTGgtgtttcttctttcttttcagcAGCTTCAGCGCTGTATCCTTCGCCCGTCACCGGATTACCTTTgatttgtcaaaaaaataaattgaacaTAAATAAAGACGATCTCATCATTAAGGTCAAAGTTTGGGATGGCAAAGAAAGTGAGTCATCAGAAAAAGCCAAAGGAAAATGTTCTACCGTGCGTGTGAGAACGGGATAaacaatacatttttttttaaaatagttaATGGTGTGACGCAAACTCACGTCGATTCCCgcaatttcgtttttttttttttgttttgtttggaagGTTTTATTAGGGGGGTTGGTTAGTTGGGATCATTTCCGGACTGGGGTCGTTTTAcacaattcaaaaaaaaagaaaaaaaagaaaaaggggacaaTAACGGCAAATGCAAAGGAAAATAAACACAGAAACCACGCCCAAAAGCTGAATAATAAAATGGCAAtcattcaacaaaaaaaaactatttggCGTCACAGTTTCCGCCCTGCAATTTGCTCTCACACGCAATGAGCGCGCACACACGTCGGTGCATCTTTTGTCCACGTgtctttatttgtttattgGCT
This genomic interval from Daphnia magna isolate NIES linkage group LG8, ASM2063170v1.1, whole genome shotgun sequence contains the following:
- the LOC116928274 gene encoding LOW QUALITY PROTEIN: uncharacterized protein LOC116928274 (The sequence of the model RefSeq protein was modified relative to this genomic sequence to represent the inferred CDS: deleted 1 base in 1 codon) gives rise to the protein MDSRIGLDYIVENREYVAKLASALDTANTTVKKQVFELLSALCVYNADGYTRTLDALEHFKNLKGDRYRFAVVVRELRDAPTVEYKTALVAFINCIIISTPQLKDRLRIRNEFVGMKLLATLNELKNEAVSDTDLAVQIDVFDEQRESDESQLQGPDGVDLSSHLDVFHAILRQVVDTPQEIPFLSILQHLLRIDPKEAVSDMIWDTAETLVHRASLMESKEELTRLLRSPSHAKMSHRDEPGSGSKSRKQSLNLTLSPAGDGSRTPAGLLSPTNGPPPPPPPPPPPGGIPLPPPPPPPGGGPPPPPPPPLLPGSGGPPPPPPPGLGGMTPPPPAAPAVHPDLKNLRLPQLEIPRPKAKMKTLNWVKLPDIKIFGRSNIWTTVAKSHQKSPMADLDWAEMEGLFCQQPAPGTPSSAGGKGLGQANGTPNGSVLGTPNTPDTERRRKEPAEVSLLDGKRSLNINIFLKQFRSSNAEIAQMIRDGEHDDIGTEKLRGLLKILPPTDEVEMLRAYDGDRNRLGNAEKFLLLHLMTIPNYRLRIESMLLKEEFTSQINYLGPSIEAMILAGEKLKSNIHLQDILYMVVVAGNFLNSGGYAGNAAGVKLASLQKLADIRANKPGMNLIHFVALQAEKKDKELLKMPDEMSVLEDATKTTVEQLRNEVNALDLRITNIAKQIDAPNTPVDIKTQMEEFLRIAKDEMEDLQKDLLVLDEVRIQLADFFCEDRDSFKLEECFKLFLNFCQRFRTGILENEHRRQHEAAAENRRRQREEQLALKRRQSAGGQQGSTGGNETDNVMDSLLLDIRNGFPMRDKIRKGKKASLEPSGEDDNASPLVMAVASSPRVSRKRLGSNTVVNVPNNNDMNKDDNLLEDLTPNGSLRRRRSRVPSEEDDTLMDYLRTSGHADGSRERKSTGNIPDGYGSLDRSWYRNRTRGSGGAGQKKRPDLMSADFTGGGGTLAPSPLAAPPPVQDMNISSTLEPLPETTLIDSRRSPRREWKPPLENTDVVGVMEAIEDASTRDKPVWQRKSALIGTPNSTTDNVLDSRNRFRRTRSRLQPDEPDRPTAVTTPTTPVVHPAPSQPESEVERRKAMIGSLGRQPTEDKLTIYIKQDSDPHIKEMLPTLVEQSPDICRRRSDQGLPTAVEGSGTASRLLNRYRQQTPLDVPNDLLRTIEEVDRTKSPVESGETYDRSPGPLINSTPPAPILSATEREKKRYQRTMTPNTLRSKLQEKLINTFDTNELAGTIASIQITPEKKANEKNSNAIISSSKSALDGDSSGTGESETSLPPIQPGPRKSRRLSRGGLNGEDGPSDKIDIDSENIETPPVTRRAYGSRPFVTSSGTTSAPTGTTEVSGSPASGTPSSQNGRMSMKTEDDELGDGRFDRFSSTRRTRRLRKAPEGAEEDSSSLEPRKSPEGVEDPEDLSQTDVIVGMEVKKEGEVSTVEVTRRMSEERDLQPHTAIGNNSNHGMAVSSDEKERRLQRWKDKLGPRDDSETAVMTASGASAIKVRRDRPSRTNEAEPQQSGQQEPLRSFTDAVTTSSPEDNWRTRLARQFRPAEKLDSSSVKEDDPSTLRAKSRSRSSSPLKDETQGSRLALSQLRESPPRKTDSVFSRLAQGSGMRGNSSSTTSSRTSSDAQPKPRRSLFGDSTRDSFTKTLTKKFESPAKRTDENGTGSLRRSSSIRTADRPRSTFFSPISEPPPPERERTMTLGRSSSFRVGNRTPGAGSATPSSASSTADKKTASGYTSTLMNWRPFRKSRDENNAEPEPSSRKSSMNSTGTSRPIGASTRSSNLGTSNTSLKRSTSSVASLTPHRGGGYMPGGMSSNSTLSSVQRSGPSSTSLMRSGSVKTAAGPVNGRTTSFLKVSVPSSPAPVRRSTGSSFMRPTASSVAKDKDIGGPVLVKSSIRPAAATSVAQRTKIML